The following proteins are co-located in the Synechococcus sp. PROS-U-1 genome:
- a CDS encoding ribose-phosphate pyrophosphokinase has translation MTSFLTAARTEQEQMAPDSRRLRLFSGTSNPALAREISAYLGVPDGPRVCKRFADGELYVQIQESIRGCDVFLIQPTCAPVNDHLMELLIMVDACRRASARQITAVVPYYGYARADRKTAGRESITAKLTANLLVQSGVDRVLAMDLHSAQIQGYFDIPCDHIYGSPVLVDYLSTQDLGDVVVVSPDVGGVARARAFAKQMNDAPLAIIDKRRTGHNMAESLTVIGDVAGRTAILIDDMIDTGGTICAGARLLREQGAERVLACATHAVFSPPASERLSVDGLFEQVVVTNSIPIPQDRVFPQLQVLSVANMLGEAIWRIHEESSVSSMFR, from the coding sequence GTGACCAGTTTCCTGACAGCAGCCCGTACCGAACAGGAGCAGATGGCTCCAGACAGCCGACGATTGCGTCTGTTCAGCGGCACATCGAATCCCGCTCTGGCGAGGGAGATCTCCGCTTATCTGGGTGTGCCAGATGGCCCGCGCGTCTGCAAGCGGTTTGCCGACGGTGAGCTGTATGTGCAGATCCAGGAGTCGATCCGGGGCTGCGATGTATTCCTGATCCAGCCCACCTGCGCGCCGGTAAACGACCACCTGATGGAACTGCTGATCATGGTGGACGCCTGCCGACGGGCATCAGCGCGGCAGATCACCGCTGTGGTCCCTTACTACGGCTATGCCAGGGCGGATCGTAAAACCGCCGGTCGTGAATCGATCACGGCCAAGCTCACGGCCAATCTTCTGGTTCAGTCCGGTGTTGATCGTGTGCTGGCCATGGATCTGCACTCCGCTCAGATTCAGGGGTATTTCGATATTCCCTGTGATCACATCTATGGATCACCCGTGCTGGTGGACTATCTCTCCACACAGGATCTGGGGGATGTCGTCGTGGTGTCTCCGGACGTGGGGGGTGTGGCGCGTGCCCGGGCGTTCGCGAAGCAGATGAACGACGCCCCGCTGGCCATCATCGACAAGCGCCGCACCGGTCACAACATGGCTGAGAGCCTCACGGTGATCGGTGATGTGGCAGGCCGAACGGCGATCCTGATCGACGACATGATCGACACCGGTGGCACGATCTGTGCCGGTGCACGGTTGTTGCGGGAGCAGGGGGCTGAACGGGTGCTTGCCTGTGCGACCCATGCCGTGTTCTCACCTCCCGCGAGTGAACGCCTGTCCGTTGATGGGCTGTTTGAGCAGGTGGTGGTGACCAACAGCATTCCGATTCCGCAGGATCGGGTCTTCCCTCAGCTTCAGGTGCTCTCCGTGGCCAACATGCTGGGGGAAGCCATCTGGCGCATCCATGAAGAGAGCTCGGTGAGCTCGATGTTTCGCTGA
- a CDS encoding LCP family protein: MHWLSPPRVRAVLRVGSALLGLGVTGWLLAMLWPEPDRVAQGAPPSADQPETLAPYPEAPVTVLVIGLDADRLGAPSNTAAPKGPANADALLMLRIASQEPLQVLHLPTELGVRLPGQGDPGSLAQLWRRGGVSLVSDAVRDIVGLDEGDPKRYVVMPRAALRRLVDGLGEVDVVLGQSYQRQDKTQGYSLNLQAGRQSLNGVQAEQLVRYLPDPKNVSQRRQRQDILVSALIEQVKAPSGIGVIPALVDQLDTEIETNLSRSEQLSLAAAIIASPEPVAISRLPLANRAGDQTLRQIKPEASRPLWPQPQP; encoded by the coding sequence ATGCACTGGTTGTCGCCACCCCGAGTTCGCGCCGTGCTGCGTGTGGGTTCAGCCTTGCTGGGTCTTGGTGTTACCGGGTGGTTGCTGGCGATGCTCTGGCCTGAACCCGACCGCGTTGCCCAGGGAGCTCCCCCCAGCGCGGATCAACCCGAAACCCTGGCCCCTTATCCCGAGGCTCCTGTCACGGTGTTGGTGATCGGTCTCGATGCTGATCGTCTGGGTGCTCCTTCCAACACAGCCGCACCCAAGGGGCCTGCCAATGCTGATGCCCTCTTGATGCTTCGCATCGCGTCTCAGGAGCCGCTTCAGGTGCTCCATCTCCCCACGGAGCTTGGCGTTCGGCTTCCAGGTCAGGGGGATCCCGGCAGCCTCGCCCAGTTGTGGAGACGCGGTGGCGTCAGTCTTGTCAGTGATGCCGTCCGCGACATTGTTGGTCTGGATGAAGGCGACCCCAAGCGATACGTGGTGATGCCCCGTGCGGCTTTACGCCGTCTCGTGGATGGCCTGGGTGAAGTGGACGTGGTGCTCGGGCAGTCCTATCAGCGCCAGGACAAAACACAGGGCTACAGCCTCAACCTTCAGGCCGGGCGACAGAGCCTGAATGGAGTGCAGGCCGAACAGCTGGTTCGCTACCTGCCCGATCCCAAGAACGTGTCCCAGCGTCGCCAGCGCCAGGACATTCTCGTTTCGGCCTTGATTGAGCAGGTCAAGGCCCCCAGCGGCATCGGGGTGATCCCTGCTCTGGTGGACCAATTGGATACCGAAATCGAAACCAACCTGAGTCGTTCGGAACAACTGAGCTTGGCCGCGGCGATCATTGCCAGTCCTGAACCTGTGGCGATCAGCCGCCTGCCATTGGCCAACCGAGCCGGTGATCAGACCCTCCGCCAAATCAAGCCCGAGGCGAGCCGTCCCCTCTGGCCCCAGCCCCAGCCTTAA
- a CDS encoding NAD(P)-dependent oxidoreductase, giving the protein MSLRHDYRSRPPEQVRVVVFGATGYIGRFVVKELVERGYQVIAFARERSGIGGRQNREEVIADFPGAEVRFGDVTDPASIAAEAFNQPTDVVVSCLASRTGGRKDSWAIDHAATLNTFAQGRAAGVAHYVLLSAICVQKPLLEFQKAKLAFEAVLEADEEMTHSIVRPTAFFKSLGGQVESCRKGGPYVMFGGGTLASCKPISEADLARFMADCIHDETKRNQVLPIGGPGPALSAREQGEMLFRALNRPQRMLSVPIALMDGPIALLDGLARLFPGIKDTAEFGRIGRYYASESMLVWDEQNQRYDADATPSYGTETLEQFFERVARDGMAGQDLGDAALF; this is encoded by the coding sequence ATGTCCCTCCGCCACGACTACCGCAGCCGACCGCCCGAACAGGTGCGGGTGGTGGTGTTCGGAGCGACGGGGTACATCGGCCGCTTTGTGGTGAAGGAGCTCGTGGAGCGGGGCTACCAGGTGATCGCCTTTGCCCGAGAGCGCAGTGGCATCGGGGGCCGCCAAAACAGAGAGGAGGTCATCGCCGATTTCCCTGGGGCGGAGGTGCGCTTCGGGGATGTGACCGATCCAGCCTCGATCGCGGCCGAGGCCTTCAATCAACCGACGGATGTGGTGGTGAGTTGCCTGGCCTCACGCACCGGCGGCCGCAAGGATTCCTGGGCCATTGACCACGCCGCGACCCTCAACACCTTCGCGCAGGGCCGGGCTGCAGGGGTGGCCCATTACGTGCTCCTCTCGGCCATCTGTGTGCAGAAGCCGCTGCTGGAGTTTCAGAAAGCCAAGCTCGCCTTTGAAGCCGTGCTCGAGGCGGACGAAGAAATGACCCATTCCATCGTTCGCCCCACCGCCTTCTTCAAGAGTCTGGGCGGACAGGTGGAAAGCTGCCGGAAAGGTGGCCCCTATGTGATGTTCGGCGGCGGCACCCTGGCCAGCTGCAAGCCGATCAGCGAAGCAGACCTGGCCCGGTTCATGGCGGACTGCATCCATGACGAGACCAAACGCAACCAGGTGCTGCCCATCGGTGGTCCGGGGCCGGCGCTGAGCGCGCGGGAACAGGGAGAAATGCTCTTCCGTGCGCTGAACCGCCCCCAGCGGATGCTTTCCGTCCCCATTGCTCTGATGGACGGTCCGATCGCCCTGCTGGACGGCTTGGCTCGGTTGTTCCCGGGCATCAAGGACACTGCGGAATTCGGGCGCATCGGTCGCTATTACGCCAGCGAATCGATGCTCGTCTGGGACGAGCAAAATCAGCGCTACGACGCCGACGCCACGCCCTCCTACGGAACCGAAACGCTGGAGCAGTTTTTCGAGCGCGTGGCGCGAGACGGCATGGCCGGGCAGGACCTGGGGGATGCCGCCCTGTTCTGA
- the malQ gene encoding 4-alpha-glucanotransferase codes for MDQSTVEPAKAGRGRSTGVLLHPTALPGSPVCGSFGEPCRRWLQLLAQHDIGVWQMLPLAPPDPTGSPYSSPSCNALNPWFLDGQDLANEGFIHEAALRATPGADAPLEGAEHVDFSLAQQRAEALGDALLEAWSDQDGRRHADFGTWAQQQRAWLNDHARFRVLHDQHGTAWWDWPLPLARHDKKALRAWAEQHQDALLRERLIQWHLDRQWQAIRRQAADVGIQLFGDLPFYVSSDSADVWSNRSLFTVKENGQLTTQSGVPPDYFSETGQLWGSPVYRWGQHRITRFHWWRQRIARQREFVDLLRLDHFRALAAFWAVPGADRTAENGQWQSSPGHALLRHLRKDAGGALPLIAEDLGVITPDVESLRDAFRLPGMKVLQFAFDGERNNPYLPENTEGHRWVVYTGTHDNPTTLGWWNNLDADSRARISTRVNGEISAPAWHLLDMAFATTAGLVVAPLQDLMHLDDRARFNTPGTSEGNWSWRLRSFDAALGNALGGYGSRGAVWGRSLSGAGSLLTR; via the coding sequence ATGGATCAATCCACTGTTGAACCAGCGAAGGCTGGACGGGGGCGCAGCACCGGGGTGCTGCTGCACCCGACAGCGTTGCCTGGCAGCCCCGTCTGCGGCAGCTTCGGAGAGCCCTGCCGCCGGTGGCTCCAACTGCTGGCTCAGCATGACATCGGGGTCTGGCAGATGTTGCCCCTGGCGCCTCCAGATCCAACGGGCTCGCCCTACAGCTCCCCCTCGTGCAATGCCTTGAACCCGTGGTTCCTGGATGGCCAGGACCTGGCCAACGAGGGGTTCATCCATGAGGCCGCCCTCAGGGCGACTCCAGGCGCTGATGCACCGCTAGAGGGAGCGGAGCATGTTGATTTCAGTCTGGCCCAGCAACGGGCCGAGGCCCTGGGAGATGCGCTGCTCGAGGCCTGGAGTGATCAGGATGGAAGGCGACACGCCGATTTCGGCACCTGGGCGCAACAGCAACGCGCCTGGTTAAACGACCACGCCCGCTTTCGTGTTCTGCACGATCAGCACGGCACAGCTTGGTGGGACTGGCCCCTCCCCCTCGCCCGTCATGACAAAAAAGCGCTGCGAGCCTGGGCAGAGCAACACCAGGACGCACTGCTCCGGGAACGGCTGATCCAGTGGCATCTCGACCGGCAGTGGCAGGCGATTCGTCGACAGGCGGCAGATGTCGGCATCCAGCTGTTTGGCGATCTGCCCTTCTACGTCAGCAGTGACAGCGCTGATGTCTGGAGCAACCGTTCGCTGTTCACAGTCAAAGAGAACGGCCAACTCACCACTCAAAGCGGTGTACCACCCGATTATTTCTCGGAAACAGGGCAACTGTGGGGATCACCGGTCTACCGCTGGGGACAACATCGGATCACGCGATTCCACTGGTGGCGCCAAAGAATCGCTCGCCAGCGGGAGTTCGTGGATCTACTTCGCCTTGATCACTTCCGCGCTCTTGCAGCCTTCTGGGCCGTCCCAGGTGCCGATCGCACCGCTGAAAATGGTCAGTGGCAGTCCTCCCCAGGCCACGCCCTGCTGCGTCACCTCCGCAAAGATGCCGGTGGTGCACTCCCCTTAATTGCCGAGGATCTCGGCGTGATCACACCGGATGTGGAGTCACTCCGCGATGCATTCCGGCTGCCGGGCATGAAGGTGCTGCAGTTCGCGTTCGATGGTGAGAGGAATAACCCTTATCTGCCTGAAAACACCGAGGGCCATCGCTGGGTCGTCTACACAGGCACCCACGACAACCCCACCACCCTGGGCTGGTGGAACAATCTGGATGCCGACAGTCGGGCCCGAATCTCCACGCGAGTCAACGGTGAGATCTCAGCCCCGGCTTGGCATCTTCTCGACATGGCCTTTGCGACGACTGCAGGGCTGGTGGTCGCCCCACTCCAGGACCTCATGCACCTGGATGATCGGGCCCGATTCAACACACCTGGCACCAGTGAAGGCAACTGGAGCTGGAGGCTGCGCAGCTTTGATGCTGCTCTGGGGAATGCGCTTGGCGGCTACGGATCCAGAGGAGCGGTCTGGGGACGGTCGCTATCGGGGGCAGGCAGCTTGTTGACCCGGTAG
- a CDS encoding helix-turn-helix transcriptional regulator, protein MRLKRPGLWWRRPRRGARPDVGSAENQVQQSLDLGLMLRRRREELGLSLRDLATETRITTPVIEALERGWSDRLPERAYLASMLPQIESRLALPSGCLAPLLPQPVLRHRGPAKAGLGRFTLGNIDVFTTWQGTVVYAVVIGLSLLGINRQQQDLALRNSLALEPVRADVEAINRRPILAGSDERIAALRPLEQVQQRTPQEWLELVSGALTQSQGVLEVVVAEPRGLQLSSGGGDRIQFTASAGTLTLQLQAPIEVRLDPPAGAGDQVLWNGDPLTVDPQRPGIYRVNKLPAPDSDRPQTAPLDP, encoded by the coding sequence ATGCGACTGAAGCGTCCAGGACTCTGGTGGCGACGCCCCCGCAGGGGGGCTCGCCCTGATGTCGGTTCGGCTGAGAACCAGGTTCAGCAAAGCTTGGACCTTGGACTGATGCTGCGGCGGCGGAGAGAGGAACTCGGCCTCTCGCTCCGGGATCTGGCCACTGAAACTCGGATCACAACACCTGTGATCGAAGCGCTGGAGCGTGGCTGGAGTGATCGCCTGCCTGAACGGGCCTATCTCGCTTCGATGCTCCCCCAGATTGAAAGCCGCCTGGCTCTTCCCAGTGGATGCCTCGCCCCCTTGCTGCCCCAGCCGGTGTTGCGTCACCGTGGACCTGCCAAGGCGGGTCTTGGTCGCTTCACCCTTGGCAACATCGATGTGTTCACCACCTGGCAGGGCACGGTGGTCTATGCGGTCGTGATCGGCCTGAGTTTGCTGGGCATCAACCGCCAACAGCAGGATCTGGCCCTGCGCAACAGCCTGGCCCTGGAGCCTGTGCGTGCCGATGTCGAGGCGATCAACCGTCGCCCGATCCTCGCTGGCTCAGATGAGCGCATCGCCGCCTTGCGGCCCTTGGAACAGGTCCAGCAACGCACACCTCAGGAGTGGCTTGAGCTGGTGAGTGGTGCCCTGACGCAGTCCCAGGGGGTGCTTGAGGTTGTTGTTGCAGAGCCCAGAGGGCTGCAGCTTTCCAGCGGTGGTGGAGACAGGATTCAGTTCACAGCCAGTGCCGGCACATTGACGCTTCAGTTGCAGGCACCGATTGAGGTCCGCCTGGATCCTCCAGCTGGTGCTGGCGATCAGGTTCTCTGGAACGGTGACCCTCTGACGGTGGATCCACAACGACCAGGGATCTACCGGGTCAACAAGCTGCCTGCCCCCGATAGCGACCGTCCCCAGACCGCTCCTCTGGATCCGTAG
- a CDS encoding pseudouridine synthase, protein MTRQRLQKLIASAGLCSRRRAEEWLQAGRVTVDGQVSRVGDQADPLRQTIRVDGKELPIRKAARVLLLNKPVGVICSCNDPQGRPTVLDLLPPAHRDGLHPVGRLDADSRGALLLTDLGELTLKLTHPRYSHTKTYRVWVEGVPSEAVLDRWRRGLLLDGRRTRPAQVRLLRSRGGRSLLEIELREGRNRQIRRVAEALGHPVLDLQRTAISGLSLGDLAEGCWMWLGEGEWKPLLERADPLDRTHSPCD, encoded by the coding sequence ATGACGCGGCAGCGTCTCCAGAAATTGATCGCTTCTGCTGGTCTCTGCTCCAGACGCCGTGCTGAGGAATGGCTGCAGGCTGGTCGCGTCACGGTGGATGGCCAGGTCTCCCGCGTAGGAGATCAGGCCGATCCGCTCCGGCAGACGATCCGTGTGGACGGCAAAGAACTGCCCATCCGCAAGGCGGCGCGGGTGCTGTTGTTGAACAAGCCCGTGGGAGTGATTTGCAGCTGCAACGACCCTCAGGGGCGGCCGACGGTGCTCGATCTGCTGCCACCGGCGCATCGGGACGGTTTGCATCCCGTCGGGCGTCTGGATGCCGACAGCCGTGGTGCCCTGCTGCTCACCGATCTGGGTGAGCTCACGTTGAAACTGACCCACCCGCGCTACAGCCACACGAAAACGTACCGGGTGTGGGTTGAGGGTGTGCCGTCCGAAGCGGTCCTGGACCGCTGGCGTCGGGGTCTTCTGCTGGATGGGCGCCGGACCCGCCCTGCGCAGGTGCGTCTGTTGCGAAGCAGAGGCGGGCGGTCGCTTCTCGAGATTGAGCTCAGGGAAGGTCGAAACCGACAGATTCGCCGGGTGGCGGAGGCCCTTGGCCATCCGGTGCTTGACCTCCAGCGCACGGCGATTTCGGGACTGTCGCTTGGTGATCTGGCTGAGGGGTGCTGGATGTGGTTAGGCGAGGGAGAATGGAAGCCCCTGCTTGAACGGGCTGACCCCTTGGATCGGACCCATAGCCCATGCGACTGA